A section of the Oncorhynchus keta strain PuntledgeMale-10-30-2019 chromosome 15, Oket_V2, whole genome shotgun sequence genome encodes:
- the LOC118394705 gene encoding cullin-1, producing MSSNRSQNPHGLKQIGLDQIWDDLRAGIQQVYTRQSMAKARYMELYTHVYNYCTSVHQSNQARGAGPPPSKPSKKAPTPGGAQFVGLELYKRLKEFLKNYLTNLLKDGEDLMDESVLKFYTQQWEDYRFSSKVLNGICAYLNRHWVRRECDEGRKGIYEIYSLALVTWRECLFRPLNKQVTNAVLKLIEKERNGETINTRLISGVVQSYVELGLNEDDAFAKGPTLSVYKEYFETQFLADTERFYTRESTEFLQQNPVTEYMKKAEARLLEEQRRVQVYLHESTQDELARKCEQVLIEKHLEIFHTEFQNLLDADKNEDLGRMYNLVSRITDGLGELKKLLETHIYNQGLAAIEKCGEAALNDPKMYVQTILDVHKKYNALVMSAFNNDAGFVAALDKACGRFINNNAVTKMVQSSSKSPELLARYCDSLLKKSSKNPEEAELEDTLNQVMVVFKYIEDKDVFQKFYAKMLAKRLVHQNSASDDAEASMISKLKQACGFEYTSKLQRMFQDIGVSKDLNEQFKKHLTNSEPLDLDFSIQVLSSGSWPFQQSCTFALPSELERSYQRFTAFYASRHSGRKLTWLYHLSKGELVTNCFKNRYTLQASTFQMAILLQYNTEDIYTVQQLTDSTQIKIDILVQVLQILLKSKLLVLEDENANVDEVEFKPETLIKLFLGYKNKKLRVNINVPMKTEQKQEQETTHKNIEEDRKLLIQAAIVRIMKMRKVLKHQQLLAEVLNQLSSRFKPRVPVIKKCIDILIEKEYLERVDGEKDTYSYLA from the exons ATGTCCTCCAACAGAAGCCAGAACCCTCATGGGCTCAAACAGATTGGCCTAGACCAGATCTGGGACGACCTGCGAGCAGGAATACAGCAGGTGTACACCAGACAGAGCATGGCCAAAGCACGATACATGGAACTCTACAC ACATGTTTATAACTACTGTACCAGTGTGCACCAGTCTAATCAGGCCCGTGGGGCAGGGCCCCCGCCATCCAAACCCTCCAAAAAGGCCCCCACCCCAGGAGGGGCCCAGTTTGTGGGCCTGGAGCTCTACAAGAGACTCAAGGAATTCCTCAAGAACTACCTGACCAACCTCCTCAAG GATGGAGAAGACCTGATGGATGAGAGTGTATTAAAGTTCTACACACAGCAGTGGGAAGACTACAGATTCTCCAGCAAAGTGCTGAATGGTATCTGTGCCTACCTCAATCGGCACTGGGTCCGCCGCGAGTGTGATGAGGGGCGCAAAGGGATCTATGAAATCTACTCC ctCGCTTTGGTGACATGGAGGGAATGCCTTTTCAGACCTTTGAATAAACAA GTCACAAATGCTGTATTGAAGCTCATCGAGAAGGAACGAAACGGAGAGACCATCAACACCAGGCTTATCAGTGGAGTCGTCCAATCCTACG TTGAGTTGGGCCTCAATGAGGATGATGCCTTTGCCAAAGGCCCCACATTGTCGGTCTACAAAGAGTACTTTGAGACTCAGTTCTTGGCGGACACCGAGCGCTTCTACACACGAGAGAGCACAGAGTTCCTGCAACAAAACCCTGTTACTGAGTACATGAAGAAG gcGGAGGCACGTCTTTTGGAGGAGCAGCGGAGGGTGCAGGTGTACCTCCATGAGAGCACGCAGGACGAGCTGGCCCGCAAGTGTGAGCAGGTGCTCATCGAGAAGCACCTGGAGATTTTCCACACAGAGTTCCAGAATCTTCTGGACGCTGACAAAAATGAAG ACCTTGGGCGGATGTACAATTTGGTGTCCCGGATCACTGATGGGTTGGGAGAGCTGAAGAAACTCCTGGAGACTCACATATACAACCAGGGCCTTGCTGCTATAGAGAAGTGTGGAGAAGCGGCTCTCAAT GATCCCAAAATGTATGTCCAGACCATCTTAGACGTCCACAAAAAGTATAATGCTTTAGTAATGTCAGCGTTCAACAACGACGCTGGTTTTGTTGCTGCTCTGGACAAG GCCTGTGGACGCTTCATAAACAACAATGCTGTGACCAAGATGGTGCAGTCGTCCAGCAAATCCCCAGAGCTGCTGGCTAGATACTGTGACTCTCTGTTGAAGAAGAG CTCAAAGAACCCAGAGGAGGCAGAGCTGGAAGACACACTAAACCAAGTG ATGGTGGTCTTTAAGTACATAGAGGACAAAGATGTGTTCCAGAAGTTCTACGCCAAGATGCTGGCTAAGCGGTTAGTCCATCAGAACAGCGCCAGTGACGATGCTGAAGCCAGTATGATCTCCAAACTGAAG CAAGCGTGCGGCTTCGAGTACACCTCTAAACTCCAGCGCATGTTCCAGGACATCGGCGTCAGCAAAGACCTAAATGAACAATTCAAAAAGCACCTCACAAACTCTGAGCCTTTGGACT TGGACTTCAGCATCCAGGTCCTCAGTTCTGGTTCCTGGCCCTTCCAGCAGTCCTGTACATTCGCTTTGCCCTCTGAG CTGGAGAGGAGTTACCAAAGGTTCACGGCCTTCTACGCCAGCAGACACAGCGGGCGCAAGCTGACCTGGCTCTACCACCTGTCCAAAGGAGAGCTGGTCACCAACTGCTTTAAGAACAGATACACTCTCCAG gcTTCTACCTTCCAGATGGCCATCttactacaatacaacactgaGGATATCTACACAGTGCAGCAGCTCACTGACAGCACGCAGATCAAGATA GACATTTTGGTGCAAGTGTTGCAAATCTTGTTGAAGTCCAAATTGCTG GTCCTGGAGGATGAGAATGCAAATGTGGATGAAGTGGAGTTCAAACCAGAGACCTTAATAAAACTCTTCCTGGGATACAAAAA CAAGAAACTTCGGGTGAACATTAATGTGCCAATGAAGACAGAGCAGAAGCAGGAGCAGGAAACCACTCACaagaacatagaggaggacagGAAACTGCTAATACAG GCAGCCATCGTGAGAATCATGAAGATGCGTAAAGTGCTGAAACATCAGCAGCTCCTGGCAGAGGTTCTGAACCAGCTGTCATCCAGGTTTAAACCAAGAGTCCCCGTCATCAA